The Hordeum vulgare subsp. vulgare chromosome 7H, MorexV3_pseudomolecules_assembly, whole genome shotgun sequence DNA window ACAGAGATATTTCTAAGGCTATATGTAGCACAAGAACAACGCATCCTCACGGACGCTGAGTTCAACCTAAGAAGACTTCTCAAGCTCCAGTTACTAGGCCTAGCGGCTCTCGAACGCGCCAGCCGACGGCAAGCATCCCGACTCACCTGGCTACGGCTAGGAGACGCAGGCACTAAATTTTTCCACGCCAAGGTGAgaacaaggaaaagaaaaaacttcATACACTCCCTTCAAGTGGGACCGGAGATAGCTACAACGCACGAGCACAAAGAAGATGCCATCTACCAACACTTCTACAACCATCTAGGGGCCACGGTAGATCGCCACACGGGCATAAATCGGGACAGGCACGACATGCCGTCAGTACAGGATAGAGGCctggacaaccccttcatagaggagGAGGTATGGGAGGCGATCAAGGCATCCCCGTCGGAGAAGTCaccacgccctgatggcttcaCAGGAGCTTTCTACAAAGCATGCTAGGGTACCATCAAACAGGACATCATGGATGTTTTCGATAGTTTCTACCACCTGGCCAAGGGCGAGTTTAGCAGCCTAAACACGGCCATGATTGTACTCCTTCCAAAAAAAGAAGGCACGATGAAGGTGCGGGATTTCTGACCGATCAGCCTTATCCACTCAGTAGCTAAGATAATCGCCAAGGTTCTAGCCACCAGACTCTCGGGGTCATTAGCAGCATCATCTCCCCGGCGCAATCCACCTTCTTGAACTCCAAGTCAACACAAGATAGTTTCATGTACGTACAAAACGCAGTACGCTCGCTACATCGAAAGAAGAGGCCCGCGCTGATGTTCAAGCTCGACATCGCCACAGCGTTTGACAACGTATCTTGGGAGTACCTGATAGAGCTCCTCCAGCGGCTAGGTTTTCCCTCGCGTTGGCGCGATTGGATAGCTCTTCTTCTCAGCTCCGCGACATCGGCAGTCATGCTCAACGGCTCCGTCGGCCGAAAGTTCAGACATAAAAGAGGGCTCAGGCAGGGGGATCCTCTATCGCCCCTACTGTTTATCATAGTCATCGACACGCTGCATAGGCTACTACAGGTAGCAATGCATCTAGAGATCCTAGCGCCGCTGCCAGGGAGAGACATCAAGTTGAGAGTTAGCCTCTACGCGAACGACGCGGTCATCTTCTCCAACCCTGACAAGGGGGAGATCGACGCCCTGTTATAGTTACTGCGGGACTTCGGCCATGCCACGGGCCTGCACGTAAACCCCGCCAAGTCGACAATCTCCGCCATACGCTGCAACGACATCAACCTCGGCGACGTCCTTGCAGACTTCGGGGGGCAGACAGTAGGCTTCCCGGTGCGGTACCTAGGGCTGCCCGTGACGATAGCTAGACTCCGCTTAGTACACATACAATACATCCTTGATAGGATTAGGGCCAGGCTCGCTGGCTGGAAGGGGAAGCTTATGAGCATCGCAGGCAGACGGGTCCTAGTTCACAACGTCCTCACCGCTCTGCCGACTTTTGCCCTCGCTATGCTCCGAGTACCGAAGAAATTCCTAAACGACATAGATAAGGGTAGAAGGCGCTTTCTTTGGGCACAAGATGACCCAATCACCGGGGGTAAATGCAAGGTCAACTGGCGTGGGGTTTGCTCGCCGATGACAACGGAGACCTCGGGATTTTGGAGTTACAAAGATTCTGCAGGGCTCTTAGGCTGAGATGGCTATGGCTGTCTTGGACTAGCCCAGACAGACCATGGATTGGCTCGCAACTACCATGCGATAACGGCGATAGGAACCTATTCTATGCCTCTACGGCGGTCACACTAGGAGACGGGGCGATTGCCTCTTTCTGGCACTGCTCCTGGACGGGAGCAGGAAACCTTAGAACGGAATTTCCAACGCTGCACAAACACTCTAGAAAAAAAGAACCGTTCAGTGAGAGAGGCTCTCCATAACGACACATGGATAAAGGACCTTGCCCACGGCGAGAATGCTCACATTTGGGCAGAGACGCTTAGGCTGCATAGATGGTTGCAAACTTCAGGGCCTCACCTCCAGGAAAACTCCAGGGACAACATCTCTTGGATACACGAGGCGTCAGGGCTATACTCCGCTCGCTCAGCGTACAAGGCCCAGTTCCAGGGGCACACAAGATCACCCCTTAGAAAGCTGATCTGGGCTTCTTGGGCACCTGCTAGGCTAAAAATCTTTTACAGGCTGCTATTGAGGAACAGGCTATGGTGCAACGACCGACTGCAGAGGAGGGGATGGCCAAACGTGTACTTTTGCCAGCTCTGCCTCCGAAATCTAGAAACGGCCGAACATTTGTTCTGGCAATGTACGAAGGTGCTTGAAGTATGGACACTATCGTCGGCCAGAAACGGCTGTGTATCGCTTAACCCAGCAGTATGGAAAGGCAGGACCACACCACAGGATATCATAATGGACATGATAAGCAAAGCCAGGCCAGAACACAAGAAAGGGATTAGGTCTATGATTGTGATTATATTATCACAAATCTGGAAGGAGCGAAACGACTGCACTTTCAGAGGAAAGACTCCCGCCGTCAACAACATAACAAATTCTATACAAGATACCATGGAGCTTTGGAGGCAGGCAGGAGTGGCCTGCCTCGTGTATCCTTTCGGGGAGCCAACAGGAGTAGTCACGTAGTTTGTTTTTTCCCTACGGGGACGGATGTATCCATTTCTTTTTgtttcttctgattttttccattGATTCGTTCTGGATCGTCTCCATCCTGTTGTATTCCCGCTTTCTACCTGCTTCGTTTAATATATGCCAGCCAGCAGCTGgatctttaaaaaaaaaaaagcaaTGTACAAACGGCCACACTCACACAAAACATGCCACCTCACTTTGCTCAATCGACGAAAACTTTACACGTCTAAAATAAAAGGGTAAACAAATGCCAGACGTAACCCCCGTAGCTCAGAGCAACCACTTCCCCGTGCTCGGTCGCCCCTTCCTTCCCAGCCACTGTAACGTGGACCAACGCGTAAGCGGGACCCGGTACTCAGCGACCAGAGACGGCCGATGCCGCAGCGTGCCGAAGATTAAAAGCAGCAGCCGCAGGGGAGCAAAGCCAAGCTGTGTCAGCTGTATCACGGCGGGGGCCCGCCGGTCAGCGTGCGAACGTTCCTTCTTCCGCCGGATATTTTAAAAGCCAGGCAGCCCCCCCTTCCGTTACTTTCCGAGTCGCCGCCGCTCCCAGCTCCTCCGCCGCGCTAGCACCTCGCCGGCGCAGTCCCGCCTCCGTCTCCGTGGGCCAAAAGGGAGCCGCTCGGTGTCCCCGGGTACCCTGCTCTGAGGCCATGGCTTCCAGGTGAGCTCCCGGTCGACCTCTTTCGTTCTCCCAACCTCCACGTACGGCCCTCTCCCAGTGTCTCGCCTGAGCTCCGATGATCCCTTCGGGTACGGCAGTTGAGATTTCACGCCGGTTTGGTTGTGCCTTGCTTCCGATTAGGAGCCGTAGTGCTTAGGCTGGGTTGCTCAAACGTCCGCTTGCTTTCCTGAACTTGCGATTCGATTCCCGAAGCGCTAAATTGTTAACCGGATTCTTCCTTGCACTTTTCTGTTGATTAGCTCGACTTCGGGTTACTTCCGAAGCGTGCGGGCCTGCGAAACCTCATTTCAATTCGTTTCAGTTTGGCTTTTAGCCCCTCCAAATGCACTGGAATTAATTGCAGAGCGTACTAGGTTGACGACTTATGTCCTGCTCAGTGCAGTCCTGTCGAATTATGTTCAATACTAGCACCATTGGCAGGACAGTTTTGCTGCATAGTACAGTACTAGTCCTGCAGCTAACTATAACTGGAAAACCCCACTGAAATCGATCAATTTAGCCTTATTTTAACTAGGGGAGCATGGTGACTCTTTAGGAGAATGCAAATGCTTATAATTATCCTCCAGTATGATGCGTTTTGAACTGCCATTGGTTTCACACACATGCTTGGTCTATGGGTTCAAATTTTAATTTTAGATGCTTCACAATATATAAGCCAGCGAAAATTGATTTAATAATTGGATTACTGTTGATTGCAAGAGTTCCATTGTCTCTGCAGAAACCCTCCGTTAGTCACTCATGTTGATCCCGACGCCCCTCTTGGGAGAAAAGCACCAGACATTGGCAACAGGCATGTAAGCTTCCCTTGATCAGTAGTGTCATAAAAAACCAAAATAATCTGAAAACATCTTCTGAACCTTATTCTCCTCAATGAAAGTATCTTGGAAGCAATCATCATGCAAGCTAACACAGCCGTTGTATTTCTGTCTCATATCTTTTCCAGATCTACGACGGGAACTTCCTGTGTTGATGACACAGACCTGGAAGACGTTAAGGCCTCAAAAGATAGAGATATGCCTTCACACTTGCCCAGGCTCCCAAACATTCAGAATCAGTCTCTTCTATCTGGTTCTGCTTACTGCATAGCATCATGCAGCATGATTTTAGTTAATAAGTTTGTGTTGTCTGGCTATGGTTTCAACGCTGGAATATTTCTGATGATTTACCAGGTAAAGTTTTATTACTGACTGTATACTTAACGAGCAATTCTGTTTTCCTTCTGTGTTGTGTCTATTCTGCTTGGGTGACATTGATAATGTCTTCATCACGTTTTACTGCAGAACATTGTATCAGTGACCATAGTTTCTGCACTGTCCCTCTCTCGTGTTATCCGAACTGAACCATTAACATGGAAGTTAATCAAAGTTTGGTTGCCTGTGAACATCATATTTGTCGGAATGCTAATCACAAGCATGTTTAGGTATGTGTCAGATCTTCACATCATTTTGAGCTGAGCACTATTTTCTGTGCAGTATAGTTAGTCTGTACTTGTAACCAATTCAGTATGAGAATATGGAATTGTTTACTGAATTTAAGcacttaattatttttatttttatatattccttcATTCGATAAAATTTGAAGACCACACTTTGTTTCTTTGCTTCACTCTCACATGATAAAATTTGAAGAACACTCTCAAATTTTATgacatcaaagatagtcaagtatGCAAGGTTTGTGTAAAATTTTGTCATGTCTGGACGTTCGATTAGCTCAcggcaaaaaaaaaagtaaatctgcTCTGTGATGAACAGTAAATTAAAAAATAGTTACAAAATTTTCGTGGTCAAATGACATCCAAGGGTTTGGAAACCACCCGAAGCGGCACACACACGTACGACTTTTTTTTTTGCCACAAGCTCTTCAGATGTCATTTGACCATTAAAATTTCCATGCGCCTTACGCACCCAAGCATCTTCGATGGCAAaacatttcagatttttttggttgtttttgctatttttttgaatttactgttcATCTCAGAGCAGTTTTTTTTGCAACCTCATAGAACGCCCAAACATGCCGACAATTTGCACGGACCTTGTGGACCTGACTATCTTCGAAGtcataaaatttcagattttattttgattttttttactttttttaatTTAGTGTCATCGGTGTACTGTTCATGGCGTGGTCAACAAGGTTGACTCTGCAGTGGAACCCCGCAGTGACGAAAAATGACCGGTTTCGAGAGTTCGTGGTGCAATTTGTCCGGTTTTAGAGTTGAGGGACCAAAAGTGGCTAGACCAAAGAACCGAGGGACGAAAAATGGACTTCTCTCTAAAATTTGTTAGGAATATGTGTTGCAGTTCATCTGCTCTTGCTGTGTTCATGGTGAATTAGTTTGATATAGGATAATGATAAACCTGAAACAGTTTCTAggctttcagaaattttgagttGAGTTTTTCCAAGTGAgatgtgaggaaattgctcctcAACTACTAATAACGATGCATCACACTGAAGTTCGTAGTAAAGGGCAGCCAGGCACATGTAGCTCCCGCTAGCGCAGGGTCCGGGGAAGGGTCCGACCACTTTTGGTCTTCTGTACACAGCTTTTCCCCACATTTCTGCAAGAGGCTGTTTCCAAGTTTGTAGTCTTTCTTAAAATATATTCCAAGTTCATAGTCTTTCTTAGAATATATTTCCTGCACCTTTTAATATTTTCTGCATCTTACAGTTTGAAGTACATCAATGTTGCGATGTTGACTATCTTGAAGAATGTCGCAAATGTTCTTACTGCTTCTGGGGAAACCTACTTCTTTAAGAAGCAACACGATGGACAAGTTTGGATTTCGCTTATGTTGATGGTATGACAAAATTAGAAGTTACACGTGTTTAAATAGGACTAGAATGCTTGAGTGGCTTATTTTGTTCTTCAGTTGCTGAATAATTGTATGTAGTTGATTTGTTACCTTATATCTAATCATAGGTGTTCATGAAACGCTCAAAATAACAGTGTACTGAAGACCTGACTCACCTTTATATTTCTGTAGATAATCTCAGCTATTGCAGGAGGAATAACAGATCTCTCATTTCATGCAGTCGGCTATACATGGCAGATCTTAAATTGTTTTCTAACAGCATCGTATTCGGTATTCTTCTTGATGCCACTGAATCATTGATAACCTGAAAACTGTTTCTCCTCCCAAATGTTTTAGATTATTATCTCCAGTCCCATAGATTGACACTAGTTTATGGGACAAATATCTTCAGTTCTGAGGTGCCTCAATATAAATTTCAACAAATGAACTGTTTTCTTCCAGCTTACATTGCGGCATGTAATGGACAGTGCTAAGCAGGCCACCAAGTCTGGGAATTTGAATGAGATTTCGATGGTTTTACTGAACAACGTTCTTTCACTACCATTGGGAATTATCCTTGTGCTTGGTTTTAATGAAGTGGAGTACCTGTTGGAAACGTAAGCCCGTGATTTAAACTTCATCCGCTCGCTTGTTCTAGCACGAACCTAATGAAAGTAGGTGAAAACTGTGTCACCTCCATCTGTGAAACGAAGAGACCATTCATCCTGAAAAGTTTCTTTCATGTCCTACTAAGATGCAACTAGtccttttttttgcaaaagaAGATGCAACTAATCCAATCACATCTGCTAGCAGTTTTTTGTAACTACGATTGCAAATATTATACTCTTCAGTCTTATGAAAAGGTGAATTTGCAGGCCTCTTCTGAGGATGCCTATGTTTTGGCTAGTCATCACTGCAAGCGGAGTTTTGGGGCTTGCTATCAGCTTTACTTCGATGTGGTTTCTTCGTCAGACAAGCGCAACAACCTATAGGTACCAAATGATGGATGCACTTCACTCTTGGTGAGCTTCTAACGCCGACATTGCTCCTGTTGCAGCCTTGTGGGGTCTCTCAACAAGATCCCGCTCTCTATTGCCGGGATCCTTCTCTTCAAAGTCCGCACAAGCATGGAAAACTCCATAAGTATACTGCTTGGTAGGTTTTATCCATGATGATGCCAAGCTTATATATTACCTTTGGGCTGACATGCGCATCTCATTTCGCTAACAAAAGGAAAAATGTACCGTCGACCCTGCAGGTCTATTAGCAGGGGTATTTTTCGCCAGGGGGAAATTGCGCAACAACTCCCAGTCCTAGCTGTCGGCCAAGCTGTATATATAGGTGCTAGAAGAGTGCAGTATTCTGCTGATCGTCGAAAGCAGGATGCTCCCTCAAATTACACTGTGGGAAAAAATTGTGCAGGCGTGACGTTCTTTCCCAGTTGGCAAAGGAGGGAGGCAACATCATGTTAGTTAGCCTGGggctcttgttttcttcttcttttcttccggcCGACGATCTGAACCCTGCTGTTGTTCGAATGGTGGTGGTATACGTCTTGCACGTCTTGATGGTTGCATGTATGATAGAGTCATACAGATAGGTACCCGCACTGTTGGTGGGTGGGTCGATGCATTGCAATGTGTATATGAGAAGGGGAAATGCACTTGGTTCAGCTACTCGGAAAAGGACACTTCTATCATCAACTTCTGAGGACTGCAGTCTGCAGTGGCAAAGCCATTTGATCCTCTGCATGATAAAAACCTTGTGAAACCAACGCATGTTTGGCTGCACCATGGAGTCATGGACGAAACATATCACTCCATAGAATTATATTTCTAAGGAGATAAGTTATGTCTTTTAGTACCTCGACTAAATGGCCACAAACTGCGGGACAAACAACATACTTATCCGGCCTTTTCTAAAATGCTATACATCTGATGATTTTTTTCCCCTCTGAAACTGTACGCATAAAATTCTAGGGAACTCCCGTATTCCTGCCTCCGGTCTCCCCGCCAGAATGATAAAAAGTTTGACACCTCTTCTTTTACTTTTTCACCATTTTGAAATGTAATAAGAAAAAGATACAAATCTAAACCTCAATCATCACACCCCCTCTTTCCCATTTCACGCCTCGGAACACACTGTTCTTATAGAGAGAAAGGCATTTCCCCATCTTAATCTAAAatcaaagggtatccggaaagaaATCCAATGTGGACAGTTGGGTGTGTAGCTCATAGGATTAGAGCACTTGGCTATGAACCACTGTGTCAAGGGTTTGAATCCATCCTCGCCCACAACCTTCCAAAGGGGAAGGGCCTTTATTTCCCCCTTGAGGGTAGGAAAATCCATGGAAGGCATCAATGGAGCCCTCACACTTCTTTCCCTTTCTCCCTCTGGTCTCCACCTGGATCAATTAGGGCTTCGTCGTAGGAGAGATGGGCGTCGGGCACGGTACCATATTTTGACTGTACCAGCTCATCGGTGTTGAAGAATATTGTTCTCAGGATCTTAGGCCTCGGTTAGGCTTTGGTCCCGCACATGTATATAGAGATATTAGCTGTCATGTTTATCTCTATCTCTCAACCTCCTCTAATCTATCTGGTTGGTTAAACATCACCATCGAAACATTGTAACCTAAGTCATTATCAATATATAACCTGTGGGCTGTCATGTATGACAGTTGAGACGCTTCATCCATCTTTGACATGGTATACAGAGCCTCCTCTCCCATCCCATCTAGCTAACCCTTTCTTCCTGCAACCATCATCTTCCACCTCGAGCAGCCATGTCGTCCTCCACACAGATTCCTTCCCCCGGCCTCAACTACTCCACATCTGAGCCACTCAACCGCACCAACTACGTTCTTTGGAAAGCCCAAGCTCGCTCTCACATTATGGGGGCAGGGCTATATGGGTACATAGATCaatctattcccgaaccacctaaaAGCATCGTGAGCACGAACTACAGTGGCAAAGATCAGTCCATATCCAATCCCGCCTACAATCCCTGGCTCGTCCAGGATCAACAAATAGTTGCCTACCCGCTGCGCGATCTCTCCAAAGAAGTTTTGATCCAAGTTGCATCCTTGGAGAAATCCCATGCAATATGGGAAGCTTTAGCCAACATGTTTGCAACCCAGTCCTGCTCCTGCGAACAAAACTATCGCATCACTCTATCCAACGCCCAAAAAGACTCTCAAAACACCATCACCTATTTCAGCCATATGCGTGCTCTCTGCGATGAGCTCGCCGTGGCTAGGAAACCTATCTCCGATCAAGAACTTTTGTCCTTCATCATCGGGAGATGGATATGGACTATCAACCCCTAATATTGGCGCTGGACTTCTGCACCAAACCACTGTCCATGGATGATCTCTTTGGCATGGTTGCTAATTTTGACCAACATGTCGATATGTTCCACGGAACAGGGGTAGGAGCTTTCAAGTCTTCTGCAAAAATCGTTGCCCGAGGCCGTGGTGGATCTCCGAGAggctactgcaacaacaacataGGCGACGGTGGAGGGGGATCTCACGGCGGCTAGGGTGGTGGCAGCAGTGGAGGCAACAACTACAACACGGGCAACACCAACTATAACAACAATGGCAACGCCTGCGGCGACGCTAGTGGTGGCGGCGGCCatgaccaaaacaacaacaacaacaactccaacTCTCGCAACAATAGCCGGCGTCCCttctacaacaacaataagggcCGTCCATTTCAAGGTTATGATGAATATGAAAATAAATGCCACATTTGCAAAAAACAATAATCATATTGCTAAGGATTGTTATTGGCGCTATGCCGAGAACAATTCTCAACACAAGAAAGTTGCAGCAGATGCAGACACCTTCTATGGAGGTGGCACCAATTGGTACGTCGACACTGGAGCCACAAACCACATCACCAATGAGCTATAAAAGTTCACCATGCACGAGAAGTACCTTGTCCACGATCAAgtccacaacaccaatggtgaagGTATGAAGATAGATCATGTTGGTCATGCAATTGTCAGCACTCCTCATCACAACCTTCATCTCAAAAATATTTTGCATGTCCCACAAACTGAAAAATCCTCTTTCTGTCCATCGCATTGCCTTAGACAACCACGTTTTTCTTGAGTTTTACCCTTAGTTTTTTTTATTCGTGATCAGGTCACAATGAAAATTCTTTACCTCGGTAGATGCGTGCATGGGCTCTACTCTTTGATTGCTCAGTTTAGAAGATTCAATAAACAAGTTCGTGGTGTTATCAAACTTTCGTCCGAACAGTGGCATGCGCGATTAAGACATCCCTCTTTTATTATTCTTCAACAAGTGCTTAGAAATAATTAGCTCCCATGTGTTGGTGAGCATAGTCTTGAAACTATTTGTGATTCATGTCAAAATGCAAAAGGTCGTCATTTGCCTTATCCTGTGTCCAAAATATTCCTACCAAGCCTTTGCAACTTGTGTTCTCTGATGTATGGGGACCAACCCCTTCTTCTGTTGGTAGACATACTTATTATGTTAGCTTCATCAATGATTATAGTAAATTTACTTGGATTTATCTTCTTCAAAGACGTTCTTACGTTTTTCAATTTTTTCATAACTTTCAAGCACTTGTTGAACGACAATTTGACACAAAGATTCTTGCCGTCCAATCTGATTGGGGTGCCGAATATGAAAAGTTAAActcattttttcaaaaatttggtGTTTCACATCATGTTTCATGTCCACATGCGCATCAACAAAATGGGTCTGCGGAACGCAAATACCGACACATAGTTGAAGTTGGGCTTGCCCTCCTTGCAGGTATCTCCATGCCCCTAAAATTTTTGGATGAGGCCTTCCTAAGTGCGGTTCATGTTATCAATATGCTCCCTAGCCGAGTCATTAATAATGAAACACCCATGCAACATCTTCTTCATAGTCGAACAAACTATCATTCACTTCGTGTCTTTGGTTGCACTTATTGGCCCAACCTTGGTCCCTACAACACTCGCAAACTTATGTTTCACTCAAGACAATGTGTTTTCTTGGGATATAGTGCTCAACATAAAGGTGTTCAGTGCCTTGATGTTTCTACTGGTCGAGTATATATCTCCCGTGATGTTGTTTTCAATGAGAAAGTGTTTCCTTTCGCAGATCTTCACCCCAATGTCGATCCCTTCTTCGTTAAGAACCCTTATTTTACCAccacatttatcttgttctttcccGGGGGATGGCAATTGCAATGACCACTTGACTAACTCTTCTAACCATGCAGTTGAGGTTTGTGACAATGCAGGATCGAGTGATTCATGAGTAGAAAAACATTCGGTGCTAAACCATGGAGAAAATGGCCACCACGGTCACTATTTAATGTGTCCGGCGTCACGAGACAACGCTGTAGCCGCATCTCCCTCGGGATCGTGGCAACAACGACGGTGCCATCTTCTTCGGGATTGTAGCCGTGGTAGGCGCAACCACCCACGCGGTTTGGCCCGGACCCACACGTCTACATCCGGCGGCACGCGGGCGCATCGTCTGCGGGTGCGGGAACCCACCCAGATTTGACGGCTTTGCCCGGATCTTCTATGTCACCCGCACCTTCTTCTCCTCGTGATGTGG harbors:
- the LOC123412675 gene encoding GDP-mannose transporter GONST1-like isoform X1, coding for MASRNPPLVTHVDPDAPLGRKAPDIGNRSTTGTSCVDDTDLEDVKASKDRDMPSHLPRLPNIQNQSLLSGSAYCIASCSMILVNKFVLSGYGFNAGIFLMIYQNIVSVTIVSALSLSRVIRTEPLTWKLIKVWLPVNIIFVGMLITSMFSLKYINVAMLTILKNVANVLTASGETYFFKKQHDGQVWISLMLMIISAIAGGITDLSFHAVGYTWQILNCFLTASYSLTLRHVMDSAKQATKSGNLNEISMVLLNNVLSLPLGIILVLGFNEVEYLLETPLLRMPMFWLVITASGVLGLAISFTSMWFLRQTSATTYSLVGSLNKIPLSIAGILLFKVRTSMENSISILLGLLAGVFFARGKLRNNSQS
- the LOC123412675 gene encoding GDP-mannose transporter GONST1-like isoform X2; translated protein: MLIPTPLLGEKHQTLATGISTTGTSCVDDTDLEDVKASKDRDMPSHLPRLPNIQNQSLLSGSAYCIASCSMILVNKFVLSGYGFNAGIFLMIYQNIVSVTIVSALSLSRVIRTEPLTWKLIKVWLPVNIIFVGMLITSMFSLKYINVAMLTILKNVANVLTASGETYFFKKQHDGQVWISLMLMIISAIAGGITDLSFHAVGYTWQILNCFLTASYSLTLRHVMDSAKQATKSGNLNEISMVLLNNVLSLPLGIILVLGFNEVEYLLETPLLRMPMFWLVITASGVLGLAISFTSMWFLRQTSATTYSLVGSLNKIPLSIAGILLFKVRTSMENSISILLGLLAGVFFARGKLRNNSQS